Within the Malus sylvestris chromosome 4, drMalSylv7.2, whole genome shotgun sequence genome, the region caTTTTTTGTAACTTtcataaaggtcgtacccagtgcacaaggctcccgctttacgcagggtctgggagaggtaaatgtcggctagccttacccccatttatggagaggctgctcccaagtttcgaacccgagacctaccgctcatggacgaaggcacttgccatcgcaccaagtgcgaactctttttttttgtaactttCATGACAACATAAAATATGTTTATTGGTGGTGATGAATTATATTAGTGATTTCGTGCCGACTATTGCAAAATCATCAGAGGATGTATGGTGCGTTCTTTTTTTGTGGTGTCTTTTACAATAGCTCTACAATGTGCGAGGTTTAGTTGTATTCTCGTTCATGTTGGTTGAATATGAATCCTTTGTGGCTAAAGAATTGTATTGTTAAATCATGATAAGTTTGTGTAGTTGTAAAGCGAGGATGTTTCTTTTGGCGTGTGTGGCCTCTTAGTTACGTTTGATTTGTATGCAGTATGTACATTGTTAATAAACTTTCATTTGATCCAAAAGATGTAGAATGAAGTGCATCACTATTTTCTAGTGTCTACAAAATGAATTGCAGGAAGGATTAAGCATTCTAAAATAATTATCATACactctttttttattatcatctgttatttatgttaattatattatatttgatGTTGACCCGTGGCATCACTTTTTTTACACAAATTTTGATACATGTCTTTGTATAGCCCACTTTGTAATGTATTTTGCTGATACGAACCATCTATCTTTCTGAACATCATTTATaaatcattcttgcaaaaaattagacaaatccaaaattaagacattcatttgtaggAAGATAATGGATGAACACATTTCtacaaagaaaccctaaacccctaatCCAACTGGCATATGGTTTCAGATTTGAGTGATTTTTTGTAAACATGATTTTTGACGGAAGACCTAAAACATAAATGGTTCAAAtcattgaaatacattacaaagtGAGCTCTACAAAAGCGTGTATAAAAAGTTGTACCACAGATCCcctattataattatatttatatttcttaatgaaacttaaaaaaaataaaaaaataaaccagAAGCGACAAAGTGTTTCATTAATAAGAACAACCACATACAAAAGGTGTCAGATGGGTATAATTTCTTCAATGACCAATTTCTTGATCTGGAGATAATTTGCACAAGATACAAATAATTTTAAACTCCTATACAGCTACCACAATAAACCACCACAAACAGGAATTCTGAGTATGATTGTCACAAAGACGATAGACGCAACAGTCCAAACACCGGTATCTTGACATAAAGCCATCGACAACGAGatcatataaattacataagcGACACAAAAAGATCACCGAAGCAACACAAAATTACTAACATAACCCGCTCAAGGCGTTAAAAAcgaaacttaaaactaaactaAAACTAATGACGTGTTCACAGGAAAGACACGACACGAGTACAGTAGTGGAGAGAGGCGTGGGCTGCAGCCTTGCAGGACCATCATTTCGACCTAAAGAAGTAAGAAATCCATGAGACAAAAACTTTCTCTATTACTCCACAACCATTATTAACCTTGGTCCCCTAGACCTCCTATACATCCTACTGTTAACGTGCAAAGAGAGATACCCTCATGCAACGGTAAAGCGACATGACAAACATTTATTTGGATAATATACATGTCAAGTATTCAATAAACTGGTGACACCACTAAAATTATATGTGTTGGTTATAAAAGAGAATCTTTCGCATAAGAGATCAGATATCTTATAAAGCTTTAAGTTGTATCTCGGATTTGCAGGTACGGCACATTTTGCGGAGGTGTCTACACTACCGTTCTAACCTTGTAATAATTTGTTTTATCACTTACAGTTCTTGGATTCTCTATGGGGGAAAACAGTAAAACTAGCATTGCCAAGGTCCTACACTTCTTTGTTGTTATTCATTCTTTGCCGTTAACGTTGAAGATATGGTGCTGATATCGGGACCTATGCTGCCTGCCGACAACTTCGTTCCCCACTCTGTCTGCGACAAGCAAATTATTTTGTCCAGAGTACGACTTGCATGACATTGTTTTGTGTCaaattttggaaaaattaaataaaaatggtGATCCTTTGAGACATCGAAAACATTTCACAAACAAATGATATACAGTAAGATGATATTATTCCCCTGAATATCTCCTCGCCTTAATTATTATGTCTTCAGTTTATTCTAAGATATGAACTGTTCAATTTTAGGTTATCAGTAATATTATCCATGAAAAGATTCAACGGACTCGATAATTGTTTGGCCATTTAATTATGATCGTAAATATTTTCATGATTTGTTGAAAATCATGTGTTGGTGATCTATTTTATTTGATCGAAGTTAGATAAGTAAACAATTTTTACATTTGCACGAATTTTAGTAGGCGTTGACAAAGAAGAACAGCAAGTCGAAGGGGTTTCATCGGAGTGCAAACTTCTGGTATATTAGTGGCTTGGAAGTCTCGTCGGTATCAGGTCGACAGTTCAGTCCTTAGCTGGTGTGGGCGTGAGAGCATTGCAAGGACCTAGTGGTATTTTTATGAGGATTCTATCCATGCCTTAGGGTTCCTATGCAAGATCACTTGATCAGACTTCTCTTTTTGTGAGAACCTAACAATAAACGACACAAATCATGAGATGCCTTGAATAATATTGACTTGCTAAATGATTTCTGATTAAACTAATTTTCTAGTATGTTATATATACAGAGAGTTAGGAAGCTTCTGTAAAAGGATTTCTAATTAAACTAATTtaccccacacacacacaaaactaGGACGTTCATTGAgggtttatttaaatttttttgaggCTAACAAAACAGAACTAGCGAAACTTGCAATCAAAGAAAACTCTTAAAAAATGAGATAATCCAACCAGAAGAGAAGATATACTAATTTGCTATATAGAATAATTCATGCTCAATCATCTTGTTATGACACGAATCAATTCACAATACAAGCAACGTTCAAACTTACAACGCGTTGTAAGCTTTATATATATGCAAAGGATCCCcgtttttttgaaaaaaagaaGGATTAGGTGTGGGAGCCCACTCCACATCGAATTTTAGCGATCTGAAacgtttattttgtaagtctcgattcataaatcatccttgcaaaaattcaattcaatccgaactcttttgcctatttaattatcaagataaaatttcattgtttcttacataacaaagtattcgttaatttctttgaacccaattatatgtcttaaatatttccgatttggctaagATTTTGTAAAGATGATCTATGAGATGCAACTTGAAATATAAACGGTTTGGATCATTAAAATTCGATTAGTGTGGACCCCACAACTAAttctcatttttataaaaaaaaataatagagaTCCCTTCCCTTTAAGAGTTGTcattttttctttaatacaaaCGATATTCTACACTAATTACTCTAACAAAATGAGGGTTTAAACTCAAAGCGCGAGGGTTTAAACTCAGCGCAATAAATTTTGAGAATAAGACCTTAATCACCAGGATAATCACCAATCGTCAGGGGTGGGCATAAAAACCGCCAAACCGGAAAACCGAATTGAACCGTGACAAAAAAAACCGTAAAAAACCGCATTGACCAAAAAAGTCAAAACTGGaacaaaaaccgaaccgaaccgattcAAACAGTTCCGGTTCCGGTTTGGAAATATTAAGAACCGGAGGAACCGGACCGAACcgtttttaatataaattattgttttattattatttttatataaataagacATTTTCCCAAGAAGACCATGTGCATAAGCccaatatttttcttcaattgTCTCCCCCTCCTTTGTTGTTTTATCACTTTTTTCCTCCTACATTatttttctccttcttttccAGTATATTATGCATTATGtacattttagttgtagtttaAGATCTACACTTTGGTCTTGATATGAACCTTTCTatcttttgatttatatttagATGCACACTTTCTATCTTTCGGTCACAAATCTTGTAGATCTAATAGTGGAAACTCAAATTTACTTGAATTTGTGATTGAAATATGTATTTGGTATTAGAagtagaaaaatagaaaaaaaaacatatatataattttggttaGAACCGTAAACCGGCATGAACCAAACCAGAACCGTCATGAACCGAACCGTACGGTTTTAGTACTAAATTTAAACggaaccgcaccgaaccgaactgTTGAAATTTTCAGGTTCCGGTTCTATTTTAAGGATGGAACCGGGCCGAACCgaaccgtgcccacccctaatcatCATCCTTTATGGGTTTGCAACAAGAAAAACCGAAAATCTTCCTTTGAGGAAACCTCAAAACTATTGTAGTACCATGTTTATATAGATCAAAGGATTGATCGATTGATTAACCGACAAGATTTCTTACACAATCCTTTAACCTGATATGAAATGATATAAAATTAACAGGTTTTGGGTCAATATGTTAACGAGTCAAGTCGTTATCAGGTCATTTGTTACGAGTTGGGTTGTTCTTGAGTCACGTGTTGAGAACCCAATACGATATTATTTGTCAGATCTAGACATTATACATGTCAGCATAACTTGTTAACTAAACACGAAacgacacgacacgactcgTTAACGAATCACGTCGTTATTGAATCACCTGTTAAGAATTTGTTAATATACGAATTTAACGTGATATGATCCATTAAGATAATAGATAGAACATAAAAACAATAAACACAACCCGTTTTATCGGTATAAATAACACGCATAAATTTTGTTCGATATTTCCCTTCCCTTATTGGGGTTTTCTTCTTGTCTCCGTTAAGATAATAGATATAACATAAAAACAACAAACACGATCCGTTTTATCGGTATGAATAACACGCAGAAATTTTGTCCGATATTTCCCTCCCCCTATTGGGGTTTTCTTCTTGTCATTGTGCATTGCACTTTACGACTCAGTACATGTTACTGTTGGTAGCACATGGCATGCATGCATGGCCATTATTTGTTCAGCGCGAGAGGCCCTACGCACATGCAGTGGACTCGTCACTTGCATCTTTCTGTCCCTTTCAAATGGGAAAGTGGTCTTCACACGGTAAAGTATGGGGCCACCAGGCCCACataacatgcaaaataattaatCTACTATACATGTTTCAGTGTATGTCATGCATTGTATGATCGAAAAATTAAATGTGTGATGAAAGGGATTAGGGCTAAGTATCTAAAATCTCTAATTTTTTAGGgatgtgatatctacacacccttttttacttttctcacacctttttaattttcggccgtcggatcgtatgaattgaagaagatcaaatgacacaaattaacaaggggtgtggaaaaagtaaaaatgagtgtgtggatagcacaccccatttTTTAATGTCACTCTAAATTAGTTTTAGcattttaaatatttcaaaCAAGTACCAAATttattgaaaatgtcacatcAAGTCcaattaatttttatgttaaatgTACATATTGCAACAATGAATCCCACTTTTTAGCTTACatgacaataataataaaaataagtttaaaaaagacatgaagaaaaatgaagatcGGGAAATATCAAggcccccccccccctccaaGCTCAACCTACGACCACAAAAAGCCCATCCCAACCTCTATAATCAAAACCCACTAACTGAGTATATCATAGTCAACGTTAATATTAGTTGACTCAAAATCTAAATCTCAcacataaattatataatatggaACTCAATGATCAACATGTaatgaattgaataaaaaatatcCCGAAATTGAAATTATAGCAGGAGGGCAATCTTCTAATAAAGAAAAGGGTTAAGAATTCAAATAGGGTTTCGAAGAGCTTGTTTCTGCTCATATGATTTCCTCATTCCTCAATTCTCAACTCGTAAAGTTTCTAGTTCTTCTTTGTGGACGGTGAAGACAGTGGTGGTCGCATCAGGCAGTCTATACCATTTCAGTAACCTCCATGGCCTTCTTTTCAATGTTGGCGACTTGAGTTGTTGGGTTATGTTGTGGTTGTGCAATGGGTTTGGAGGTAATGGCCTGATGGAGGTGGTGGTGACAATTAATTGGTCAAGGCTATGCTTCCATGATTTTCTATTGATTTAAGAAACAAAGTAAacccttgttaatttaataGAAAATTTAACTAGGACGTAACGAACGTGATATTTCAATAGTGTCGGCACTTGTTTAGAATGTTTAAAATGGTTGAGACCAATTTGAAATGACACTAAAAAGTTTGGAGGTTTTAGGCACTTGATCCAAGATATTAATAGTCAAGAGTTTAACAAACTTACACTGGTGCGTACTAAAGAAAATTTCGTCAAACGTATGTACCAACATGATATGTGTCTTGAAAAAGAAAGACATATATGGCAATGATGctatatgtttttgttttattgacATGAAACGTCATGATAACAGTATACCTGTGTAATataagttctcatttgaataggGCAAATCTAACCAAACTCCAAAGTTTACTATCATTAGGACGAAATATCATTATGACGGGGTATCCGTGTCATATAAATTGTTCTCATTTAAAAGGAGACAAATCAAACTAAGCGCCAAAAGTTTACTATTTGGAGCACACTATACCTTTTGATGTGGAATTGTCCTGTATATGATTGTAAGGGGTCAGTAATGATCAGTATCGTACACGTCTTGGTTATCAAGTGAACTAAGAATGAGGTACATGTTTCACCGTAGGTGCTGTATTGTTATTGTGGTTACGGTTTTTTCTTCAATCCACTGTGTTACGAATACAGTTAGATTATAACACGATTACGTAGTTACTAATACACTTATGTCATAGAATATGtttaatttattgattttatgtCTTCAAATATAAAGATTTACACGaattcacttatattatgaTACGTGAAAAGGTACAACACAATGACGTGGGTAGTCAAACAAAATTCTTTAAGGGAATGTTCGGTTGAGAAACTTTCATATTCCAAGAGATTTGGGAATGATGATGAAGAAATGGATCACAAAAAGTTTGATAAAAAGGCATTTAGGCATAATCAGGATACTATATGATCATGCATATCTTTTATAACTAAACTCTGATGTTACCAGACAACGATACAGCCTGTAGGTGCCCGTGTTCCGGGcatactaaaaaatttctcctcccGCTTAACATCATTACCGTTGCGAAATTAATCCCATGTCATGGCAAACCAACGGCATGAATCAAAGTCTTGGAAGTCCAAAGACCTGCACTAAGAAGGGACTCTCAACATTCACAATGACACAGCTCGCAGTTCCTCACTCTGGTTGCGGGCTGTATCTTTTTCGGCATCAGGGAGGCTCAGTAGCACCTAACAGTGAGACAGCTTAGTAGTCACCCGTGTTTCGAGTCTTCGACAACCTCTACTTTGATCACAGATTAAGAGAATTTAAGTTTTGATGATCAACTAACCTCGTAAAGGTACCATGATGCGAAAGCATCAGTTGCGGCATACTGTAACTGATCCTTTGATAAAAACTTGGCCTCCCAGTTTCCCAATCTAATTTTGTTGGGCTTCAAAAGCTGCAACGTTTTGAAAACATTAACAGCAATTCCTACATGAATTTATCACTGTATTCTACAAAGAGCCTAAGGAGAATTTTAGAAAGATACAGGTCAAATGCAAGTGAAATAATGGAGGAAGGAAAAAATTATGTTACAATCCGGCACAATTCAAGCAAAAAGATCCAGTAAAGGAGAATCGTTTAGGAGTATGCAACTGGGATTCCTTACGCTCAGTAGTTTTGCTGAGAATAGTGAATCTAAGcgacaaaataatatttgatggCAGAGAAAAAACAATGATTACCTCTTTGCAAATGAGCTTCTCAGTTAGAGATGCAAGACCCCAGTTCTGCAGACCTTCAACAACCTTCCGCTTAGCTAGATATGAAAGATCTTCTACGGCTTTAGTAGATACATTATAATCTTTGAAAACCTTAAGACAATCATTGGCAATGCCAACTCCAACCTGTGTCGGGTATTATATAAGAATAATGTACATAATGTAAGTTCCAGAATAAGAAAACGAAAAGAAAGACATCTCATATATCTGGGCAAGATGCAGCAAGTCTGTACAATACATGTTACACACCTTCAAAATTGAAGAATCTTCGAGAAGTAACTGCAGACTTCGAGGAATTCCAGAATGCACAATGTGCATCACATAACAACAACTTGTGCCTCCACATATTTGCATAACTCCAGCCTTCCCAGGTGGAACACCTGCAgttttttcccaattaagcaatCCACAAAGTATAAGTTGCATTTTTTCACAAAACTAAACCGAACCCCTCTACAAGAATCAGACAAAAAAAAAGCTCACATTGTACTGGATAAATCCAACATAGAAATGGTTTGTAAGACATAAATTTGTCAGAAACATGTCGAAAAGCAGATCGGGAAGGAAGTGCAACTTCCGATGTTTTCTTCAGTCTGTAACGCCCGCAGTCCCTGCTCAAGCTCAAGACCTTCCCAACCCAACCCCAACCCCAAGGTAGCtcactttctctttcttcttcttacaTTTCCGTTCATAATTTCGTTAAGTTTGATAATGTGACTTGCACCATCCAATGTTTTCGGGTctttttttcaactttaataTAGAATGAAAGTGAAAACAAGTATAACCATTTTTCTattatcaacaacaacaacaacaaagccttttcccactaagtggggtcggctatatgaatcctagaacgccattgcgctcggttttgtgtcatgtcctccgttagatccaagtactctaagtcttttcttagagtctcttccaaagttttcctaggtcttcctctaccccttcggccctgaacctctgtcccgtagtcacatcttcgaaccggagcgtcattcggccttctttgcacatgtccaaatcaccggagccgattttctctcatctttcctacaatttcggctactcctactttacctcggatatcctcattcccaatcttatcctttctcgtgtgcccacacatcccacgaagcatcctcatctccgctacacccattttgtgtacgtgttgatgcttcaccgcccaacattctgtgtcatacaacattgctggccttattgccgtcctataaaattttcccttgagcttcagtggcctacgacggtcacacaacacgccggatgcattcttacacttcatccatccagctcgtattctatggttgagatctccatctaattctccgttctcttgcaagatagatcctaggtagcgaaaacggtcgctttttgtgatcttcgctagattgctccggtcattagtgtggataagtatataaatggatagagataggaaagcaaacacaagatgtacgtggttcacccagattggctacgtccacggaatagaagagttctcattaattgtgaagggtttacacaagtacataggttcaagctctcctttagtgagtacaagtgaatgatttagtacaaatgacattaggaaatattgtgggagaatgatctcgtaatcacgaaacttctaagtatcggagtgtggtgtcgtcttgacttgccttatctgtctcataggtagatgtggcatcttctctggaagtactcttcctccatccaggggtggtatctttaattggtggagatgcacaaggtaatgtatcaatttcacttgaagcttacttgtagtttcaggcttggtcaagcgcgatacaaaccatgtagtaagagtcccccaagtcgccgagctagggggtctgctgaaagaggtgacagacaaggtaagcaatcagagctccgattgattgttcaccttctccccatcttgcagcagcatgaaggataaagagaagaaaaatgagaagagatgatatgagatacttttgcttttgaagaagtaactttccacaggcttattcttgaactgagctggagggttttctggtttcctccagagtataaggccgactgaagaatttgagggtcaaaacaagtccatcaaatctagagtacgttccaccctgctgatatgagatacttttgcttttgacagagtaatggatgtatcggcacgtgtgctgttacgcttgtctccacatgcttccttgtatccttcgcacttgccctatctgttcctcaagcagatgcggaatcttccctggaaacataagatgttgaagatgagtactcgagagcaatgccaggtaagtaatcaggtaaggggttccaggcagtcagttcctggctggaagcttgattccaagtgctgactgattgctctctttctccttgtcttgcaggtaaaaacaaggccaaaggaaaagacagggaaaaagcatgatatgggatactcttgcttttaaccctgatgatatgagatattcttgctctagtatagcttgtttgcagaggtaatatcggggggaaagaaagctgaatatttcgaaaggcttcgttgggagtgccctctcagatatgatgaagggttgagcatttttgcaggtctgcctgtctgttggggatggaggtcgacatatataggagtctccctaacaagtagtaatgctattcctttaccctgcttggtcatagcacggtagtgggagctgccagtttcacatgttttaactctgtcagagcactttgaaaaagtggtctgtggtatctggctctcgagatacggagaacgatgcctcttcgatttttgagaaagcaatcatgctgggggtctggctctcgagattcggagagcagtgtctcttcgatttttgagaaagtaatcatgttgggagtctggctctcgagattcggagggcggtgcctcttcgattttggagcaagcaatcttgttgggagtgttgtctcgaatgtgagtaaaggttgggcatgtttgttagtctaccttgccacgaagcacaaaggttgacacacagggactttccaattatccagcaatggtactgttcctttaccctctcttcgattttgagaaagtagtcatgttgggagtctggctctcgaggttcggaggacggtgtctcttcgattttggagcaagcaatcttgttgggagtgttttctcgaatgtgagtaaaggttgggcatgtttgctagtctaccttgccacgaagcacagaggttgacaaacagggactttccaattatccagcagtggtattgttcctttacccttgtgggtaataatatggtagctagaacttcaaaatttatgtgtctaaactttgttagtgttgtttctttgttattcttttacctttcttggtcagagcgatgtagtgggagctgcaagcttcacgtgctcaactttggcagagaactttggcaaagttatctgtggtacccatgagctattgttgcgtgtgggaagtgggtgattgaacagtaagattcatgtgctttctacttc harbors:
- the LOC126618700 gene encoding 3'-5' exonuclease gives rise to the protein MDRSQSEQDGHQKQKQDHHFMEIPELDDDPFTEEDLQAIEAAFEAATSSLPKKRSSSPEDDGPDHKTQQRRQSQSARRRLPNSVLALQHPNAFLLSPCRQANARMKYPVMMFGGEIKYSRTAVEVEKAALEILKNFQAKKKAVGQNAIGFDIEWKPTFKRGVPPGKAGVMQICGGTSCCYVMHIVHSGIPRSLQLLLEDSSILKVGVGIANDCLKVFKDYNVSTKAVEDLSYLAKRKVVEGLQNWGLASLTEKLICKELLKPNKIRLGNWEAKFLSKDQLQYAATDAFASWYLYEVLLSLPDAEKDTARNQSEELRAVSL